One window from the genome of Echinicola vietnamensis DSM 17526 encodes:
- the rlmB gene encoding 23S rRNA (guanosine(2251)-2'-O)-methyltransferase RlmB: protein MEKRKDGFLIEKGAHEKDFIFGTRAVMEALHAQKDIDKILVNKELNNDLIKELLSQAKQERVPVVRVPEAKLNRITRKNHQGVVAHMSAIQYASIDNVITECFSKGVDPLVLVLDRITDVRNFGAIARTAECAGVHAIVIPEKGAAQINSDAVKTSAGALNFLPVCRAKNLHFMVKDLKKMGLNIVSCTEKTERKMYDADFTVPTAIIMGSEEDGISEDLMALSDEFVSIPMAGNIESLNVSVASGVLIYEIIRQRTK, encoded by the coding sequence ATGGAGAAGCGGAAAGATGGCTTTCTAATCGAAAAGGGAGCACACGAAAAGGATTTTATATTTGGCACCAGAGCTGTGATGGAAGCACTCCATGCACAAAAGGATATCGATAAAATCCTGGTGAACAAAGAGCTGAACAATGACCTGATCAAAGAACTTCTCAGCCAAGCCAAACAAGAACGTGTACCAGTGGTGAGGGTCCCAGAAGCAAAACTGAACCGCATCACCCGTAAAAACCACCAAGGTGTCGTGGCCCATATGTCCGCCATTCAATACGCCTCCATAGACAATGTCATCACCGAGTGTTTTTCCAAAGGGGTGGATCCCTTGGTATTGGTATTGGACAGAATTACCGATGTGCGAAACTTTGGGGCCATCGCCAGGACAGCTGAATGTGCAGGGGTGCATGCCATCGTTATTCCCGAAAAGGGGGCCGCACAAATCAATTCTGATGCAGTAAAAACCTCTGCGGGGGCACTTAATTTTTTACCAGTCTGTCGTGCCAAAAACCTGCACTTTATGGTAAAAGACCTCAAAAAAATGGGGTTAAACATCGTCAGTTGTACAGAAAAAACTGAGCGAAAAATGTATGACGCGGATTTCACCGTACCCACTGCCATCATCATGGGCTCTGAAGAAGACGGCATTTCCGAGGACTTGATGGCCTTGAGTGATGAATTTGTCAGCATTCCCATGGCCGGCAATATTGAAAGCCTAAACGTATCCGTGGCCAGCGGCGTATTAATTTATGAAATCATCCGACAACGCACCAAGTAA
- a CDS encoding GWxTD domain-containing protein: MMTTTKTTKLTFISSILIFCLAAWDVHGQSNLKNINQSLRYSRYSRISPKIIPLKTGEREFLLQMPVEKIEEAPNFDDYTFSYVVVEDFEEEITEKNIVPLTASDLAKDTDRHFYFEKSVTIPADQNEAYAVIICKDTRQGDQYVYHTDLISPFIADIPNFGAYYDNDIPFDQTYINKGEALLFKSDQSMNLYHYFYPRAFEIPLPPMETRPAPVAKDIQVIDKGEFLVNVPQPFEDEGYYFVQTDTAEQTGFMVKTTNAAYPRVSTYDEMIDKLVYISTRNEHEALRAAEDKKKALDQYWLELTHDTEKAQGIIREYFRQIEFANILFTDFKEGWKTDRGMIYTVMGPPTGVFFDADKEIWIYDKIGSKSKISFTFARIRNIFTPNYYKLNRSRSYQPEWFQSITLWRSGKMAF, translated from the coding sequence ATGATGACGACGACAAAGACTACAAAATTAACGTTTATTAGCAGCATACTAATCTTTTGCCTTGCTGCCTGGGATGTCCATGGACAGAGCAATCTTAAAAACATCAATCAAAGCCTTCGCTATTCGCGGTACTCGCGAATATCTCCAAAAATCATCCCTCTTAAAACTGGAGAGCGGGAATTTTTATTGCAGATGCCGGTGGAAAAAATTGAGGAAGCCCCCAATTTTGACGATTATACTTTCAGCTATGTCGTGGTGGAAGACTTTGAAGAAGAAATCACTGAAAAAAACATCGTCCCCCTTACCGCATCTGATTTAGCCAAAGATACAGATCGGCATTTCTATTTTGAAAAATCCGTCACCATCCCAGCCGATCAAAATGAAGCCTACGCCGTAATCATTTGCAAGGACACCAGACAAGGAGACCAGTACGTCTATCACACCGACCTGATCAGTCCGTTTATTGCAGACATCCCCAATTTTGGTGCTTATTACGATAACGACATTCCCTTTGACCAAACATACATCAATAAAGGAGAAGCGTTGCTCTTCAAGAGCGACCAAAGCATGAACCTCTATCATTATTTTTATCCACGTGCATTTGAAATCCCGCTTCCTCCCATGGAGACGCGACCAGCTCCTGTGGCCAAGGACATTCAGGTCATCGATAAAGGAGAATTTTTGGTCAATGTCCCTCAGCCATTTGAAGATGAAGGGTATTACTTTGTCCAGACCGACACGGCCGAACAAACGGGATTCATGGTCAAAACTACCAACGCCGCCTATCCTCGGGTATCTACTTATGATGAGATGATCGACAAATTGGTATACATCTCTACCAGAAATGAGCATGAAGCGCTACGCGCTGCCGAAGACAAGAAAAAAGCCTTGGATCAATATTGGCTAGAACTGACGCATGACACCGAAAAAGCCCAAGGCATCATTCGTGAGTATTTCCGTCAAATTGAATTTGCCAATATTCTCTTTACCGATTTTAAAGAAGGCTGGAAAACAGATCGCGGGATGATCTACACGGTCATGGGACCACCGACCGGTGTGTTTTTTGATGCGGATAAAGAAATCTGGATTTATGACAAAATAGGTTCCAAGTCAAAAATAAGCTTTACCTTTGCTCGAATCAGGAATATATTCACACCAAATTACTATAAGTTGAACCGCTCGAGGTCATACCAGCCTGAATGGTTCCAAAGCATTACATTATGGAGAAGCGGAAAGATGGCTTTCTAA
- a CDS encoding alpha-L-fucosidase, producing the protein MMRKILSGILVVSALFLGRIASSTAQDIPNNTPRTSLALAHGAHRLGKRTDPMMERWRNYGLGQFIHWGVYAIPGGQWNGASYGGAAEWIRSWKGMPKEAYDNLYKEFDPENYDPSALAKQAKEMGAKYMIITTKHHDGFCLWPSEYTDYDVTNTPYGKDIIGPLVEAYDAEGIDVYLYFSVMDWNHPGYRSVLATEEDRSAYESFKEFTRNQLLELLERYPTTKGLWFDGTWDEAWKEQAEFADNLATEMRKKIPGLIIGSRFRPDDYGNRHFDSNGDLMGDYEQGWERKLPETYEDTNGNDWDCVMTIPENQWGYHSDWRGHVKTSYELIEMLVKSVSLDGNFVLNFGPDAKGDIRMEEKKLATEIGQWMSKNKSAIYNCGHIDWEKQDWGYYTQNRVTGEVNMVVFNKPINSVLRIKTSSKISLQKIYDLNDATKIYDPEEISQDEYIIQLGDEELAEPKVIVIKYDHSKGETKGYEKAKT; encoded by the coding sequence ATGATGAGAAAAATTTTATCAGGCATTCTAGTAGTATCGGCTTTGTTTCTAGGAAGAATAGCCTCTTCTACTGCTCAGGATATTCCCAATAATACGCCTCGAACTTCCCTGGCGTTAGCACATGGAGCTCACCGACTGGGGAAAAGAACTGACCCGATGATGGAGCGATGGCGGAATTATGGGTTAGGGCAATTTATCCATTGGGGTGTCTATGCTATCCCGGGAGGACAATGGAATGGAGCGAGTTATGGAGGCGCTGCAGAGTGGATCCGCTCTTGGAAAGGGATGCCAAAAGAAGCATATGATAACCTTTACAAAGAGTTTGATCCGGAAAATTATGATCCCAGTGCTTTAGCAAAGCAGGCGAAGGAAATGGGAGCCAAATACATGATTATTACGACGAAACATCACGATGGTTTTTGCCTTTGGCCGAGTGAATATACAGATTATGACGTAACCAACACGCCATATGGTAAGGATATCATTGGTCCGCTGGTGGAGGCGTATGATGCGGAAGGCATTGATGTGTATTTGTATTTTTCTGTGATGGACTGGAATCATCCCGGATATAGGAGTGTGTTGGCTACTGAGGAGGATCGGTCTGCTTACGAAAGCTTCAAGGAGTTTACAAGAAACCAGTTGTTGGAATTATTGGAGCGGTACCCTACCACCAAAGGATTATGGTTTGATGGTACCTGGGATGAGGCCTGGAAGGAACAGGCAGAATTTGCCGATAATTTGGCGACTGAAATGCGTAAGAAGATCCCGGGCTTAATCATAGGCAGCCGTTTTCGTCCGGATGATTATGGCAATCGTCATTTTGATAGCAATGGAGACTTGATGGGAGACTATGAACAAGGTTGGGAACGAAAGCTTCCCGAAACTTACGAAGACACCAATGGCAATGATTGGGATTGTGTCATGACCATTCCGGAAAACCAATGGGGATATCATTCCGATTGGCGGGGGCATGTAAAAACCAGTTATGAATTGATCGAAATGTTGGTGAAGTCGGTATCGTTGGATGGGAATTTTGTCTTGAACTTTGGGCCAGATGCCAAGGGAGATATCCGGATGGAAGAAAAGAAGCTGGCAACAGAAATTGGTCAATGGATGAGCAAAAATAAGAGTGCCATATACAATTGTGGTCATATTGACTGGGAAAAGCAGGACTGGGGGTATTATACTCAAAACCGCGTGACAGGTGAGGTGAACATGGTGGTGTTTAACAAACCGATCAATAGTGTGCTGCGCATCAAGACCTCTTCAAAAATTTCGCTGCAAAAGATTTATGATCTCAATGATGCCACAAAAATATATGATCCAGAGGAAATTTCTCAGGACGAATATATTATCCAGTTAGGGGATGAAGAACTGGCTGAGCCCAAGGTGATTGTGATCAAGTACGATCATTCAAAAGGAGAAACGAAAGGGTATGAAAAGGCTAAGACCTGA
- a CDS encoding RagB/SusD family nutrient uptake outer membrane protein, with amino-acid sequence MKKIYITIACLAGLFWSCNDEFMDRYPLDQITDENFWKTAQDLELYCNSFYPDYITGFGTGWGTSTVAPYGYNEAIAYGDVITDNAAPESYSKVAANQYNAYVGGGSGSSGWSWGNIRQLNYFLDNYKRGNVAEDVRNVYLGEVLFFKAWDYFKKVKTFGDVPWITHALETNSQELYAPRDPREVVMDSIMHILDQSIAFLPAKGEEKTDRLHKDVALHLKSRIGLYEGTYRKYHPELGLDGAAFLRASAEASEQLMAGGYSLYTTGNPTTDYNDLFATYSYEDNPEVILWREYSADLTYGVAFSRYYAQNLRHKHGATRNLVDEYLCEDGLPISQSPLFMGKDSIQSEMMNRDPRLPQTVANFGTYNLQAGVQGANNAPLPNIPGLNGNKCPTGYRVAKWFLNDPADWDRVTNGMQAAVIFRYAEVLVNYAEAKYELGELDQGVLDNTINLIRARVDMPPLTLGNIPADPALDGNYAMYCDYVPEPVLREIRRERRVELAFESFRWDDLMRWKAGKFLEIPVEGIKFVQEQFPTVVVDKDVFLSEDGYILPYYQTLPDGRTFDEEKQYLFPIPIEDLVLNTNLEQNPGWESN; translated from the coding sequence ATGAAAAAAATATATATCACAATTGCGTGTCTTGCGGGGCTGTTTTGGAGCTGTAACGACGAGTTTATGGACAGGTACCCCTTGGATCAGATTACCGACGAGAATTTCTGGAAAACAGCCCAGGATCTAGAGCTTTACTGCAATAGCTTCTATCCCGATTATATAACTGGCTTTGGTACGGGCTGGGGAACTAGTACAGTAGCGCCTTATGGATATAATGAAGCCATAGCCTATGGAGATGTCATCACGGACAATGCTGCACCAGAATCCTACTCCAAAGTGGCTGCCAACCAATATAATGCCTATGTAGGTGGTGGCAGTGGAAGCAGCGGTTGGAGCTGGGGAAATATTCGTCAGCTGAATTATTTCTTGGACAACTACAAGCGGGGAAATGTGGCAGAGGATGTCAGGAATGTTTATTTGGGAGAGGTACTTTTTTTTAAAGCATGGGATTATTTCAAAAAAGTAAAAACGTTTGGGGACGTGCCTTGGATTACCCATGCGCTGGAAACCAATTCTCAGGAACTTTATGCCCCCAGAGATCCTCGTGAGGTGGTTATGGATTCCATTATGCATATCTTGGACCAATCTATCGCATTTTTGCCTGCAAAAGGAGAAGAAAAAACTGACCGACTGCATAAGGATGTGGCCTTGCACTTGAAATCGAGAATAGGATTATATGAAGGAACTTATCGCAAGTACCATCCAGAGCTAGGTCTTGATGGTGCGGCATTTTTGAGGGCTTCCGCCGAAGCTTCCGAACAGCTGATGGCAGGTGGATACAGCCTGTATACGACAGGTAATCCTACAACAGACTATAACGACCTGTTTGCTACTTATAGCTATGAGGATAATCCGGAAGTGATTTTGTGGCGTGAATATTCGGCGGATTTAACCTATGGAGTTGCTTTTAGCCGTTATTATGCCCAAAACCTCCGGCATAAACATGGGGCTACCCGAAACCTGGTGGATGAATATCTATGTGAAGATGGCCTTCCGATTTCCCAAAGTCCGCTGTTTATGGGAAAGGATTCTATCCAATCTGAAATGATGAACAGGGATCCCCGGCTTCCTCAGACGGTGGCCAATTTTGGTACCTATAATCTCCAAGCAGGTGTTCAGGGTGCCAATAATGCGCCACTACCCAATATTCCTGGTCTTAACGGAAACAAGTGCCCTACCGGCTATCGTGTAGCCAAATGGTTCTTAAATGACCCGGCCGATTGGGATAGGGTGACCAATGGTATGCAGGCAGCCGTGATCTTTCGGTATGCAGAGGTACTGGTCAATTATGCCGAAGCGAAGTATGAGCTAGGAGAGCTTGACCAAGGAGTGCTGGATAATACCATTAACCTTATCAGGGCTCGTGTGGATATGCCGCCTTTAACACTGGGGAATATCCCTGCTGATCCTGCCTTGGATGGTAATTATGCCATGTACTGTGATTATGTACCAGAACCTGTGCTGAGGGAGATAAGGAGAGAAAGAAGGGTGGAGTTGGCTTTTGAGAGCTTTAGATGGGATGATCTAATGAGGTGGAAGGCCGGCAAGTTTCTCGAGATCCCTGTGGAGGGGATCAAGTTTGTGCAGGAACAATTCCCCACAGTGGTAGTAGATAAAGATGTTTTTCTAAGTGAGGATGGATACATTTTGCCTTATTACCAAACCCTCCCTGACGGTAGGACATTTGATGAAGAGAAGCAATATCTTTTCCCCATTCCCATTGAAGACCTGGTGTTAAATACCAATTTAGAACAGAACCCGGGATGGGAATCCAACTAG
- a CDS encoding glycoside hydrolase family 2 protein yields the protein MIKSTEFAYFTRRDSLVSILKGLIFLGCYLASLLMATAQSRKEIDFNQAWHFKKGANNYAKDVGFVGEEWLDISVPHTFNKEDMQLGKDFYTGDGFYKKHFFVPDSLRDNRLFIRFEGVGSVAEVYVNGRFLGEHRGSFAAFAYELTHSVNYGEENIIMVKANNEARPDIIPVNHFLFPLYGGIYRPVSLIVTNKVNIKVTDYASPGIYIHQEDVSAQKATVKVKAKLENRGKELVTVDMVAEVKDAEGVPIETISKQVSISPQGETLVEQEVVMKNPRLWQGVKDPYLYTLSTKLLKDGKTLDEVKQPLGLRKVEVRAGEGVFLNNKAYPMYGVTRYQDRWGYGNALSHEQHLEDMMLIKEIGATTIRLAHYQQAEDIYDLADSLGFLVWAEIPFVNRSSGEEGDNAKQQMTELVRQNFNHPSIYIWGIHNEVYSNTPDGHVAVLSRQLNDIAKTNDPERLTGSVSGYGEMERPANLSGDVQGMNRYYGWYEGKIGDLEQWVKGLEENYPHYKVMLTEYGADGNMDQSAEHLPTKRNPVSGEFFPENYQTETHIQQWAIIEDHPYIVASYLWNMFEFAVPMWNRGGVNARNLKGLVTFDRKRKKDSFYWYKANWNPEPMVYLANRRDYRRTVSKTTVQLFTNLTAVKLMVNGEVVASGREGVNDHHRVFDVQLKVGKNFIQVTGTSKEGVQLEDKMEWVLTEN from the coding sequence ATGATTAAAAGTACAGAATTCGCCTATTTTACACGGCGCGATAGCTTAGTATCGATCCTAAAGGGATTGATTTTTTTGGGTTGTTATTTGGCATCCCTATTGATGGCAACTGCCCAAAGCAGAAAAGAGATTGATTTTAACCAAGCATGGCATTTCAAAAAAGGAGCCAATAATTATGCAAAGGATGTTGGTTTTGTGGGAGAGGAGTGGCTGGATATTTCTGTGCCCCATACTTTTAATAAGGAAGATATGCAGTTGGGAAAGGATTTTTATACGGGAGACGGATTTTATAAAAAGCATTTTTTTGTACCGGATTCCCTTCGGGATAACCGCCTCTTTATCCGGTTTGAGGGGGTCGGTTCAGTAGCGGAAGTGTATGTCAATGGGCGCTTTTTGGGGGAGCATAGAGGAAGTTTTGCAGCCTTTGCATACGAATTAACTCATTCGGTAAACTATGGCGAAGAAAATATTATAATGGTCAAAGCCAACAACGAGGCACGACCTGATATAATCCCTGTCAACCATTTTTTATTTCCACTTTACGGAGGTATATACCGGCCAGTGTCGCTAATTGTTACCAATAAGGTAAATATCAAGGTCACAGATTATGCTTCACCCGGTATTTATATTCACCAAGAAGATGTGTCAGCCCAGAAAGCTACCGTAAAAGTAAAGGCCAAATTGGAAAACAGAGGAAAGGAACTCGTTACGGTAGATATGGTGGCGGAAGTTAAAGATGCAGAGGGAGTGCCAATCGAGACGATTTCCAAGCAAGTCTCCATTAGTCCACAAGGGGAAACGCTAGTAGAGCAGGAAGTCGTAATGAAAAATCCACGTCTATGGCAGGGGGTGAAAGATCCATACCTCTATACCTTATCTACTAAATTATTGAAAGATGGCAAAACGCTTGATGAAGTCAAACAGCCCCTCGGTCTGAGAAAAGTAGAGGTAAGGGCAGGAGAAGGAGTGTTTTTAAACAATAAGGCCTATCCGATGTATGGCGTGACACGATATCAAGATCGATGGGGGTATGGTAATGCGTTAAGCCATGAGCAGCACTTAGAGGATATGATGTTGATCAAAGAGATTGGTGCTACGACTATCCGTTTAGCTCATTATCAACAAGCAGAGGATATTTATGATTTGGCCGATAGCTTAGGTTTTTTGGTATGGGCAGAAATTCCATTTGTAAACAGGAGCTCAGGAGAGGAAGGGGATAATGCAAAACAGCAAATGACTGAGCTTGTTCGTCAAAATTTCAACCATCCGTCAATATACATATGGGGTATTCATAATGAAGTTTATTCGAACACTCCCGATGGTCACGTGGCGGTATTGTCCCGTCAATTAAATGATATCGCCAAGACCAATGACCCAGAGCGATTGACCGGTTCAGTGAGCGGCTATGGAGAGATGGAGCGTCCTGCCAACCTTTCAGGTGACGTCCAGGGAATGAATAGATATTACGGCTGGTATGAAGGGAAGATTGGTGATCTGGAGCAATGGGTGAAGGGTTTGGAGGAAAACTATCCTCATTACAAGGTAATGTTGACAGAATATGGCGCAGATGGGAATATGGATCAAAGTGCAGAACACCTTCCGACGAAACGAAACCCTGTAAGTGGGGAGTTTTTTCCAGAAAATTACCAAACAGAAACCCATATCCAGCAGTGGGCAATCATAGAAGACCACCCTTATATCGTCGCCTCTTACCTGTGGAATATGTTTGAATTTGCCGTACCCATGTGGAACCGGGGTGGAGTGAATGCGCGAAACTTAAAAGGACTAGTGACCTTTGATAGAAAACGGAAAAAAGACAGCTTCTACTGGTATAAAGCCAATTGGAACCCAGAACCAATGGTCTACTTGGCGAATCGGAGAGATTATAGAAGAACCGTGAGTAAAACGACAGTCCAGTTATTTACGAACCTTACAGCCGTAAAGTTAATGGTGAATGGAGAAGTGGTAGCTTCCGGTCGGGAAGGGGTAAACGATCACCATCGGGTATTTGATGTACAACTGAAAGTGGGAAAAAACTTTATTCAGGTAACTGGAACCAGTAAAGAAGGTGTTCAGCTTGAGGACAAGATGGAGTGGGTATTAACAGAGAATTAA
- a CDS encoding class I SAM-dependent methyltransferase, which yields MATYTTEIASDKLVSDNPIHQRLLKAYIAAKPLVSGDLLEIGCGEGRGVEVLSEHVTTYHGLDKIGEVINTLQQRFPKATFEQATIPPLETVPSDHYDTVVSFQVIEHIQEDKLFLEEIYRVLKPGGKAIISTPNIRHTLSRNPWHIREYTGTELIRLCEQVFDKVVAKGIGGNDKVWNYHEANRKSVNKIMRFDIFDLQHRLPASILRMPYELLNRMNRNKLHKQGGDAVTDITHDDYLVVDHPDKGLDLFYVLEKE from the coding sequence ATGGCTACCTATACAACGGAAATTGCTTCCGATAAGTTGGTTAGTGATAACCCTATACATCAACGATTGTTGAAGGCTTACATTGCGGCAAAGCCCCTGGTAAGTGGTGATTTATTGGAAATTGGCTGTGGAGAAGGCCGGGGAGTAGAAGTGCTTAGTGAGCACGTAACTACTTACCATGGGCTAGACAAGATCGGCGAAGTCATCAATACTCTGCAGCAGCGCTTTCCAAAAGCAACATTTGAACAAGCGACCATTCCGCCGTTGGAAACGGTTCCGAGTGATCATTATGATACAGTGGTGAGTTTTCAAGTGATCGAACACATCCAAGAGGACAAGTTGTTTTTGGAAGAAATATACCGTGTACTCAAGCCCGGTGGCAAAGCCATAATTTCTACACCCAATATTCGTCATACACTCAGTAGGAACCCTTGGCACATTCGGGAATATACCGGTACTGAATTGATCCGGCTTTGCGAGCAGGTGTTTGACAAGGTAGTCGCAAAAGGTATCGGCGGGAACGATAAGGTCTGGAACTATCATGAAGCCAATAGAAAGTCTGTCAATAAAATCATGCGTTTTGATATTTTTGACCTGCAACACCGTCTTCCTGCATCCATCTTGCGGATGCCCTATGAACTACTGAACAGGATGAACAGAAATAAACTCCACAAGCAAGGAGGTGATGCCGTGACGGATATTACGCATGATGACTACCTGGTCGTGGACCATCCGGACAAAGGGCTTGACTTGTTTTATGTGCTGGAGAAGGAATGA
- a CDS encoding GNAT family N-acetyltransferase, whose product MGFVIDKVVKEEYPVLVDVWEASVRATHDFLAPGDVERFKPLILNQYLDAVSLACARKDSGEIIGFVGVKEDKVEMLFVHPAMMGEGVGRTLMNHAIKHFKIKKVDVNEANNQA is encoded by the coding sequence ATGGGCTTTGTAATCGATAAGGTCGTAAAGGAAGAGTATCCAGTCTTGGTGGATGTTTGGGAAGCATCCGTTAGGGCTACCCATGATTTTTTAGCACCAGGAGATGTGGAGCGATTTAAGCCATTGATCCTAAACCAATATTTAGATGCTGTTAGTTTAGCCTGCGCACGTAAAGACTCCGGCGAAATTATAGGATTCGTTGGCGTTAAGGAAGATAAGGTAGAAATGCTGTTTGTCCACCCTGCAATGATGGGGGAAGGTGTGGGGAGAACCTTAATGAACCATGCTATAAAGCATTTTAAGATAAAAAAAGTGGATGTAAATGAAGCCAATAACCAAGCGTAG